From the Polynucleobacter sp. MWH-UH35A genome, one window contains:
- the purL gene encoding phosphoribosylformylglycinamidine synthase, giving the protein MSFFHFLPGADALSPFRQQRLLATLAAQGVDLESIEAQYLHFVWSTAEFSAANKEVMASLLTYGQPFISKMNLGKSWFSNGKTDSQGAIVIPRFGTVSPWSSKATDIARQCGLDVLRLERGVQFAWKSKKALTPEQTQLVLAAVHDRMTEVVIDSTDKANHLYQSLEDKPLVRIPVMSEGRAALDKANQDLGLALSDDEVAYLTENFTKLQRNPSDVELIMFAQANSEHCRHKIFNSSWTIDGDDQERSLFAMIRNTHQLQPQGTIVAYSDNSAVMVGCEAETWVPQGEDHRYEKDTRLVHTLMKVETHNHPTAIAPFPGASTGAGGEIRDEGATGIGGRPKAGLTGFSVSNLNIPGTDLPWEAKKYGKPERIATPLQIMIDGPLGGAAFNNEFGRPILGGYFRVFEQTLDGTRRGYHKPIMIAGGIGSIDAIHTEKKAIQAGHLLIQLGGPGMRIGMGGATGSSVATGTNTADLDFDSVQRGNPEMERRAQEVINACRALGERNPIVSIHDVGAGGLSNAFPELADGAGLGAAFKLRNVPLEESGMSPAEIWCNESQERYVLAIDKKDLDLFKSFCERERCPFAVVGEATAERQLTLSDEKQASGADAASPIDMPMEVLLGKPPKMHRDVKRITQEFKELDVTDTDLAQSIAWVLQQPTVASKSFLITIGDRTVGGLNARDQFVGPWQVPVADCAVTMMDYKGYRGEAMSMGERTPLAVIDAPAAARMAVGEAITNLLAADILGLEGVKLSANWMAACGAPGEDAKLFDSVKAVGMELCPALGISIPVGKDSLSMSTAWQDGNEAKKVVAPVSLIISAFASVEDARKTLTPLLKLKDQAGSPLETELILIDLGRGKNRMAGSILAQVLDQSGKVAPDLDHPEDLKSLSAAIIELRKANKLLAYHDRSDGGLLACIAEMAFASHCGVSINVDMIAMDAGQEPDYGDAKNWAQQVSGRRHEQTMRALFNEELGAVIQVRKEDRDAVFATLRNLGLSAYSHVIGKPNTNGRIEIWRDAKNIFAEPREVLQKMWTNTSYQIARLRDNPACADSEFALLENISDPGMSPKLTFDASEDIAAPYIAKNARPKVAILREQGVNSHVEMAYSVNWAGFDSYDVHMSDLLSGKAKLDHFRGLIACGGFSYGDVLGAGEGWAKTILFNQQLRDQFSTFFNRQDSFALGVCNGCQMMSNLSGIIPGAEAWPKFTRNQSEQYEARLVMAEVMSSPSIFTQGMEGSQIPIAIAHGEGYANFSQQGNLEQIQQQGLASFRFVDHQGNPTETYPMNPNGSPGGLTGVTTPDGRFMVMMPHPERVFRAPQMSWCPPEWLDIPDGASPWMRLFRNARRWAN; this is encoded by the coding sequence ATGTCTTTCTTCCACTTTTTACCCGGCGCTGATGCGCTTTCCCCCTTCCGCCAACAGCGACTTTTAGCCACGTTGGCAGCCCAAGGGGTTGATCTTGAGTCCATCGAAGCCCAGTACCTTCATTTTGTTTGGTCGACAGCTGAGTTCAGTGCCGCAAATAAAGAAGTCATGGCAAGTTTATTGACTTACGGTCAGCCATTTATTTCAAAAATGAATCTGGGTAAATCATGGTTCAGCAACGGCAAGACAGATAGTCAAGGCGCAATTGTGATCCCCAGATTTGGAACGGTATCTCCTTGGTCTAGTAAAGCCACGGATATTGCTCGTCAATGCGGATTGGATGTATTGCGTCTTGAACGAGGCGTTCAATTTGCTTGGAAGAGTAAAAAAGCGCTGACTCCAGAACAAACGCAATTAGTGCTCGCTGCGGTTCATGACAGAATGACCGAAGTTGTTATTGATTCAACCGATAAAGCCAATCATTTATATCAATCCCTTGAAGATAAACCCTTAGTACGCATTCCTGTGATGTCAGAAGGTAGGGCTGCGCTTGATAAGGCTAATCAGGATTTGGGTCTTGCTCTGTCTGATGATGAAGTGGCCTATCTAACTGAAAACTTTACTAAGTTACAACGCAACCCCTCAGATGTTGAGTTGATTATGTTTGCTCAGGCAAACAGCGAGCATTGTCGTCATAAAATATTTAACTCCAGTTGGACGATTGACGGGGATGATCAAGAGCGTTCTTTGTTCGCTATGATTCGTAATACGCACCAATTGCAACCTCAAGGAACGATTGTTGCTTACTCCGATAATTCGGCGGTGATGGTTGGCTGTGAGGCTGAAACTTGGGTTCCTCAGGGTGAGGATCATCGTTACGAAAAAGATACTCGCTTAGTTCACACCCTAATGAAGGTGGAGACACATAATCATCCAACAGCGATTGCACCATTCCCAGGCGCTTCTACCGGCGCAGGTGGTGAGATTCGTGATGAAGGCGCCACCGGTATTGGTGGTCGTCCTAAGGCAGGACTAACAGGCTTCTCTGTTTCTAACCTGAATATCCCTGGCACAGATCTTCCATGGGAAGCTAAGAAATACGGTAAACCAGAGCGCATTGCAACACCTTTGCAAATCATGATTGATGGCCCGCTTGGTGGCGCTGCATTTAATAATGAATTTGGCCGTCCAATCCTGGGTGGATACTTCCGCGTCTTTGAACAAACCTTAGATGGCACTCGTCGTGGATATCATAAGCCCATCATGATTGCTGGCGGTATTGGTAGCATCGATGCCATACATACTGAAAAAAAGGCTATACAAGCAGGCCATCTATTGATTCAACTGGGTGGCCCTGGAATGCGCATTGGCATGGGCGGCGCAACTGGCAGTTCTGTGGCAACTGGTACAAATACTGCTGATCTTGATTTTGATTCTGTACAACGTGGCAATCCAGAAATGGAACGTCGTGCACAGGAGGTAATTAATGCCTGCCGAGCGCTCGGTGAACGAAATCCGATTGTGTCTATTCATGATGTTGGGGCAGGTGGTTTATCGAATGCATTTCCAGAGCTAGCGGATGGCGCTGGTTTAGGGGCTGCTTTTAAATTGCGCAACGTACCACTTGAAGAGAGTGGCATGAGCCCTGCGGAGATTTGGTGCAATGAATCTCAAGAGCGCTATGTCTTAGCAATTGATAAAAAGGATTTAGATCTCTTTAAATCATTTTGTGAACGTGAGCGTTGCCCATTTGCAGTAGTTGGCGAGGCAACAGCAGAGCGTCAACTGACCTTAAGTGACGAAAAACAAGCATCTGGTGCAGATGCTGCTTCACCAATTGATATGCCGATGGAGGTTCTTTTAGGTAAGCCCCCAAAGATGCATCGTGATGTCAAACGCATTACTCAAGAATTTAAAGAGTTAGATGTTACTGACACTGATCTAGCGCAATCAATTGCGTGGGTCTTGCAACAACCTACCGTAGCCAGCAAATCATTTCTTATCACTATTGGCGATCGAACAGTCGGTGGCCTAAATGCACGCGACCAGTTTGTTGGTCCATGGCAAGTTCCTGTAGCTGATTGCGCAGTCACGATGATGGATTACAAGGGTTACCGTGGCGAAGCCATGTCTATGGGGGAAAGGACCCCATTGGCAGTCATTGATGCTCCTGCAGCAGCGCGAATGGCTGTTGGTGAGGCTATAACCAATCTATTGGCTGCAGATATTCTCGGTCTTGAGGGTGTCAAGTTATCCGCCAACTGGATGGCCGCTTGTGGCGCACCTGGAGAAGATGCAAAGTTGTTTGACTCAGTAAAAGCAGTAGGTATGGAGTTATGTCCTGCGCTGGGTATTTCTATCCCCGTTGGCAAAGATTCTTTGTCAATGTCGACCGCTTGGCAAGATGGCAATGAAGCCAAAAAAGTAGTTGCTCCAGTTTCTTTGATTATTTCTGCTTTTGCATCAGTTGAAGATGCGCGTAAAACATTAACACCGTTGTTAAAACTTAAAGATCAAGCGGGCTCACCTTTGGAGACCGAACTTATTTTGATCGATTTGGGTCGCGGCAAAAATCGCATGGCTGGAAGTATCTTGGCCCAGGTTTTAGACCAATCCGGTAAGGTTGCCCCCGATCTTGATCACCCAGAAGATCTCAAGTCCTTATCTGCTGCAATTATTGAGTTGCGTAAAGCCAATAAATTGTTGGCCTACCATGATCGATCCGATGGCGGTTTGCTTGCTTGTATTGCGGAAATGGCTTTTGCTTCCCACTGCGGCGTTTCGATAAATGTCGATATGATTGCCATGGATGCAGGACAAGAGCCTGATTACGGCGATGCTAAAAATTGGGCACAACAGGTCTCTGGTCGTCGCCACGAACAAACTATGCGCGCTTTATTCAATGAAGAACTTGGCGCTGTTATTCAGGTTCGCAAAGAAGATCGTGATGCCGTGTTTGCCACTCTCAGGAATTTAGGTCTTAGTGCTTACAGTCACGTCATTGGCAAGCCCAATACCAATGGCCGTATTGAAATCTGGCGTGATGCCAAGAATATCTTTGCTGAGCCTCGTGAAGTTCTGCAAAAAATGTGGACGAATACTAGTTATCAGATTGCCCGTTTACGCGATAACCCAGCTTGCGCAGATAGCGAATTCGCACTTTTGGAAAATATTTCTGATCCAGGAATGAGTCCTAAGCTGACCTTTGATGCTTCTGAGGATATTGCAGCGCCTTATATCGCCAAGAATGCACGTCCTAAGGTCGCTATTTTAAGAGAGCAGGGTGTTAATTCTCATGTGGAAATGGCCTACTCAGTTAACTGGGCTGGATTTGATAGTTATGACGTGCATATGTCTGACCTGCTTAGTGGTAAAGCAAAGCTGGATCACTTTAGAGGCTTGATTGCCTGCGGCGGTTTCAGTTACGGTGATGTGCTTGGCGCAGGTGAAGGCTGGGCAAAAACAATTCTATTTAACCAACAACTGAGAGACCAGTTCTCTACATTCTTTAATCGTCAAGATAGCTTTGCATTGGGCGTCTGTAATGGTTGCCAAATGATGAGCAATCTTTCAGGAATCATTCCTGGTGCAGAAGCATGGCCGAAATTTACACGCAATCAATCCGAGCAATATGAAGCTCGCCTTGTGATGGCCGAAGTGATGTCTTCACCATCAATCTTTACTCAAGGCATGGAAGGCAGTCAAATTCCGATTGCGATTGCACATGGTGAAGGCTATGCCAACTTTAGTCAGCAAGGAAATTTGGAGCAAATTCAGCAGCAGGGCTTAGCTTCTTTCCGTTTTGTGGATCATCAAGGAAATCCTACGGAAACTTACCCCATGAATCCCAATGGCTCGCCAGGCGGTCTTACAGGGGTCACCACACCAGACGGTCGATTTATGGTCATGATGCCTCATCCAGAGCGGGTCTTTAGGGCGCCTCAAATGAGTTGGTGCCCGCCTGAGTGGTTAGATATCCCTGATGGCGCCAGCCCATGGATGCGTTTATTCCGCAACGCACGTCGCTGGGCAAATTAA
- a CDS encoding spermidine synthase: protein MAPAHGCVYSATHVAGQINLSTEHLMEPVTFSESGGIRYLHFGTELIQGAMRIRDPDEIYLEYNQQMMAWLLFLETKPGMRVAQLGLGTGALAKFQYRYCPAVKTTVVELNPAVIVSARSMFFMPDDGPKLETHQADAKQFVKNKKYFGKFDAVQVDLYDAICDGPAASSLEFYKGCFNVLKGPGVITVNLFSRHKSFELNLKNICEAFDNRVLLFPESHDCNVVAIAFKGPKLEAEWKDVSKRAKLIFEKTGLPTNKWVSGISRENARQESKLSI, encoded by the coding sequence ATGGCGCCAGCCCATGGATGCGTTTATTCCGCAACGCACGTCGCTGGGCAAATTAATTTGTCTACTGAACATTTAATGGAGCCGGTCACTTTTTCAGAAAGTGGTGGCATTCGATATCTGCACTTTGGCACCGAACTGATTCAGGGGGCAATGCGCATTCGTGACCCGGATGAGATTTACCTTGAATACAACCAGCAAATGATGGCGTGGTTATTATTTTTGGAAACTAAGCCAGGTATGCGTGTTGCACAGCTTGGTCTGGGAACTGGCGCTCTTGCTAAATTTCAATATCGGTATTGCCCAGCCGTGAAAACAACTGTGGTCGAACTTAACCCAGCAGTTATCGTTTCAGCCCGTTCGATGTTTTTTATGCCAGATGATGGCCCTAAATTGGAAACCCATCAAGCTGATGCAAAACAGTTTGTGAAGAATAAAAAGTATTTTGGGAAGTTTGATGCTGTTCAGGTCGATTTGTATGATGCGATCTGCGATGGCCCAGCTGCAAGCTCTTTAGAGTTTTATAAGGGCTGTTTCAATGTTCTTAAAGGTCCGGGTGTTATCACAGTGAATTTATTTTCACGTCATAAAAGCTTTGAGCTAAATTTAAAGAATATCTGCGAGGCTTTTGATAACAGAGTACTCTTATTTCCGGAATCCCATGACTGCAATGTCGTTGCCATTGCATTTAAGGGTCCAAAATTAGAGGCAGAGTGGAAAGACGTATCTAAACGTGCAAAGCTCATCTTTGAGAAAACCGGCCTGCCAACCAATAAATGGGTGTCAGGCATTAGCCGTGAAAATGCACGCCAAGAATCTAAGTTATCCATCTAG
- a CDS encoding superinfection immunity protein has protein sequence MRLIFAILLALLSLFYFLPFAIAFNKKRANSGAIFALNLFLGWSLIGWAIALVWAMKDEEVL, from the coding sequence ATGCGCCTCATATTTGCGATCCTCCTTGCCCTACTCTCCCTCTTTTATTTCCTGCCATTTGCAATTGCATTCAACAAGAAACGGGCAAATTCTGGGGCTATTTTTGCCCTGAATCTCTTTCTAGGCTGGTCTCTGATTGGCTGGGCAATCGCTTTGGTGTGGGCTATGAAGGACGAAGAGGTCTTATAA
- a CDS encoding bifunctional aconitate hydratase 2/2-methylisocitrate dehydratase yields MLEAYNAQVAERAALGIPALPLTKDQTAELVKLLKNPPAGKEAELVELITNRVPAGVDEAAKVKAEFLDAIAKGTDKSPLISRIKATELLGTMLGGYNIKPLVELLSDSECGGAAAAALKKTLLMFDYFHDVQELAEKGNANAKAVLQSWADAEWFTSRPAVPESLKLTVFKVTGETNTDDLSPAPDAWSRPDIPLHATVMLKNPRPGIEPDETGVRGPMKQIAELQKKGNQIAYVGDVVGTGSSRKSATNSVLWWTGEDIPFVPNKRFGGVCLGTKIAPIFFNTMEDAGALPIELDVNQMNMGDVIELRPYEGKAFKDGKEIASFTMKSPVIFDEVRAGGRIPLIVGRGLTAKARAALGLPASTEFRVPVSPPDNKKGFSLAQKMVGRACGLPEGQGVRPGTYCEPHMTTVGSQDTTGPMTRDELKDLACLGFSADLVMQSFCHTSAYPKPVDIRTHHELPAFMTNRGGVALRPGDGVIHSWLNRLLLPDTCGTGGDSHTRFPIGISFPAGSGLVAFAAATGVMPLDMPESVLVRFKGKMQPGITLRDLVNAIPLYAIKKGLLTVEKQGKKNIFSGRILEIEGLPDLKVEQAFELSDASAERSAGGCAVQLNKEPIIEYMQSNITLMKWMIANGYDDKRTLGRRIKAMEAWIAKPDLLKADANADYAEIIEIDMDEIKEPILACPNDPDDVKFLSEVAGEKIDEVFIGSCMTNIGHFRAAGKVLEGKSDIPTRLWIAPPTKMDQMVLTEEGYYGVLGRTGARMETPGCSLCMGNQAQIRKGSTAVSTSTRNFPNRLGIDTRVFLASAELASVAALLGRLPTPKEYLEQVESLNAKSAEVYRYMNFDKIKSFSDVADTVTI; encoded by the coding sequence ATGTTAGAAGCCTATAACGCCCAAGTTGCCGAGCGCGCAGCTCTTGGTATTCCAGCCCTTCCTTTAACCAAGGATCAGACTGCTGAATTAGTTAAGTTATTAAAAAACCCACCAGCTGGCAAAGAAGCTGAGCTCGTAGAGTTGATTACCAACCGCGTTCCTGCGGGCGTAGATGAGGCAGCCAAGGTAAAGGCTGAATTTTTAGATGCAATCGCGAAAGGTACGGATAAATCCCCTTTAATTTCACGCATCAAAGCGACTGAATTGCTTGGCACGATGCTTGGTGGATACAACATCAAACCTTTGGTTGAGCTATTAAGCGATTCTGAGTGTGGTGGCGCTGCCGCTGCTGCCCTCAAGAAAACATTATTAATGTTTGATTACTTCCATGATGTTCAAGAACTCGCTGAAAAAGGCAACGCTAATGCGAAGGCAGTATTGCAAAGTTGGGCTGATGCCGAATGGTTTACAAGCCGTCCAGCGGTTCCGGAGAGTTTAAAACTTACTGTATTTAAAGTAACCGGTGAAACCAATACCGATGACTTATCTCCTGCGCCTGACGCTTGGAGTCGTCCAGATATTCCGCTACATGCAACTGTAATGTTGAAAAACCCACGTCCAGGTATCGAGCCTGATGAAACTGGGGTTCGCGGCCCAATGAAGCAAATTGCCGAACTACAGAAAAAAGGCAATCAAATTGCTTACGTAGGTGACGTAGTTGGTACTGGCTCTTCTCGTAAGTCAGCCACAAACTCCGTCTTGTGGTGGACAGGTGAAGATATTCCTTTTGTTCCCAATAAGCGCTTTGGCGGCGTTTGCTTAGGCACCAAAATTGCTCCAATCTTCTTTAATACGATGGAAGATGCTGGTGCTTTACCTATTGAGCTTGATGTAAACCAAATGAATATGGGCGACGTAATTGAATTGCGTCCATACGAAGGTAAAGCATTTAAGGACGGCAAAGAAATCGCCTCCTTCACAATGAAGTCTCCTGTGATTTTCGATGAAGTACGTGCCGGTGGCCGTATTCCACTAATCGTCGGTCGAGGCCTTACAGCGAAAGCACGTGCAGCTCTTGGATTGCCTGCATCAACTGAATTCCGCGTACCGGTGAGCCCTCCTGATAACAAGAAAGGCTTCAGCTTGGCGCAGAAAATGGTTGGTCGTGCTTGTGGCCTACCTGAAGGTCAAGGTGTTCGTCCGGGCACTTACTGTGAACCACACATGACTACTGTTGGATCACAAGACACCACAGGTCCGATGACACGCGATGAATTAAAAGACTTGGCATGTCTAGGCTTCTCTGCAGACTTGGTAATGCAATCATTCTGTCATACATCAGCCTATCCAAAGCCTGTCGATATTCGCACTCACCATGAATTGCCAGCATTTATGACTAACCGCGGTGGCGTTGCATTGCGCCCAGGTGATGGCGTAATCCACAGCTGGTTAAACCGTTTATTGCTCCCTGATACCTGCGGTACAGGCGGCGATAGTCATACCCGTTTCCCAATCGGTATTTCATTCCCAGCTGGCTCTGGCTTGGTTGCTTTCGCAGCAGCTACTGGCGTAATGCCCTTAGATATGCCTGAGTCTGTCTTGGTTCGCTTCAAAGGCAAAATGCAGCCTGGTATTACTTTGCGTGATCTGGTTAATGCCATTCCTTTGTATGCAATCAAAAAAGGTTTGTTAACCGTTGAGAAACAAGGCAAAAAGAATATTTTCTCTGGCCGCATTCTTGAAATCGAAGGTTTGCCTGACCTTAAAGTTGAGCAAGCATTTGAATTGTCTGATGCTTCAGCTGAACGCTCTGCTGGTGGCTGCGCAGTTCAATTGAATAAAGAACCAATCATTGAATACATGCAATCTAATATCACTTTAATGAAGTGGATGATTGCAAATGGTTACGATGACAAACGCACTTTAGGTCGTCGCATCAAGGCAATGGAAGCTTGGATCGCAAAACCCGACTTACTCAAGGCTGATGCCAATGCTGATTATGCAGAAATCATTGAGATTGATATGGATGAGATCAAGGAACCAATCTTGGCATGTCCTAATGATCCGGATGATGTCAAATTCCTCTCAGAAGTTGCTGGTGAGAAGATTGATGAAGTATTTATCGGTTCTTGCATGACGAATATTGGTCACTTCCGTGCGGCTGGCAAAGTATTGGAAGGAAAATCCGACATCCCTACTCGCTTATGGATTGCCCCTCCTACCAAGATGGACCAAATGGTTCTGACTGAAGAAGGTTACTACGGTGTGTTAGGTCGCACTGGTGCACGCATGGAAACCCCTGGCTGCTCACTCTGCATGGGTAACCAAGCACAAATCCGTAAAGGCTCCACAGCAGTTTCTACCTCTACACGTAATTTCCCGAACCGCTTAGGTATCGATACGCGCGTGTTCTTAGCTTCTGCTGAGTTAGCATCTGTTGCGGCACTCTTAGGTCGCTTGCCTACTCCGAAGGAATACTTGGAGCAGGTAGAGTCCTTAAATGCGAAGTCAGCCGAAGTCTATCGCTACATGAATTTTGACAAGATCAAGTCATTTAGTGATGTAGCTGATACAGTAACTATCTAA
- a CDS encoding CTP synthase: MTKYVFVTGGVVSSLGKGIAAASLAAILESRGLKVTLLKLDPYINVDPGTMSPLQHGEVFVTEDGAETDLDLGHYERFVSAKMRKSNNFTTGQIYESVISKERRGEYLGKTVQVIPHITNEIQAFVERGAKASHDGKADVAICEIGGTVGDIESLPFLEAARQMSLRLPLHDCAFVHLTLVPYINSAGELKTKPTQHSVQKLREIGILPTVLLCRADRPIPEDERAKISLFSNVREEAVISVWDVDTIYKIPEMLHAQGMDDLICRQLDLKAKTADLSVWAKLVYEMANPQHEVTIGMVGKYVELTESYKSLIEALRHAGIHTHTRVNINYIDSEVIEKDGIDCLRSLDAILVPGGFGKRGTEGKIAAIRYARENNVPYLGICLGMQLAVIEFARHVANLTKANSTEFDPQAEQPVVALITEWLDREGNVEKRSNDSDMGGTMRLGSQRCPVKAGTLAHRIYGSEVNERHRHRYEVNNTYVPQLEQSGLIISARTPNEELPEMMELPASIHPWFFGVQFHPEFTSTPRDGHPLFSAFISAALEHQKIAEKQAA; the protein is encoded by the coding sequence ATGACCAAATACGTTTTTGTCACTGGTGGTGTGGTTTCTTCTTTAGGGAAAGGAATCGCAGCTGCCTCGCTTGCCGCGATTCTCGAATCCCGCGGCCTGAAAGTCACCCTCCTAAAATTAGACCCTTATATCAACGTTGACCCGGGCACAATGAGCCCACTCCAACATGGCGAAGTTTTTGTTACTGAGGATGGCGCTGAAACCGATTTAGATTTGGGCCACTATGAGCGCTTCGTTTCGGCGAAGATGCGCAAAAGTAATAACTTCACTACCGGCCAGATTTATGAATCTGTGATTAGCAAAGAGCGTCGCGGAGAATACTTGGGGAAAACTGTTCAAGTTATTCCCCATATTACTAATGAAATTCAGGCATTTGTTGAGCGTGGTGCCAAGGCAAGTCACGATGGCAAAGCGGATGTTGCAATTTGTGAGATTGGTGGAACAGTAGGCGATATCGAATCGCTGCCATTCTTGGAGGCTGCCAGACAAATGAGCTTGCGCCTGCCCTTGCATGACTGCGCTTTTGTGCACTTGACTCTCGTTCCTTACATTAATAGTGCTGGCGAGTTAAAAACCAAGCCAACTCAGCATTCAGTCCAAAAGCTACGGGAGATTGGCATCTTGCCAACCGTATTACTTTGTCGAGCTGATCGACCAATTCCAGAGGATGAGCGCGCAAAGATTTCACTTTTCTCAAATGTTCGTGAGGAAGCTGTTATTTCCGTTTGGGATGTGGACACAATTTATAAGATTCCAGAAATGCTGCACGCACAGGGCATGGATGATTTAATTTGCCGTCAACTTGACCTCAAAGCGAAAACTGCAGATCTTTCTGTTTGGGCAAAGTTGGTTTATGAAATGGCGAATCCACAACATGAAGTGACCATTGGTATGGTCGGAAAATATGTTGAATTAACAGAGTCATACAAATCTCTTATTGAAGCTTTGCGTCATGCTGGCATTCACACGCATACGCGCGTGAATATTAATTACATTGACTCTGAAGTGATCGAAAAAGATGGCATCGATTGTCTGCGATCTTTAGATGCCATTTTGGTTCCAGGTGGTTTTGGTAAGCGCGGAACAGAAGGTAAGATCGCTGCTATTCGTTACGCACGCGAAAATAATGTGCCTTATTTAGGTATCTGTTTAGGTATGCAATTGGCCGTCATTGAATTTGCTCGCCATGTTGCTAATCTCACGAAGGCAAATAGTACGGAATTTGATCCTCAGGCTGAGCAACCTGTTGTGGCGCTCATTACAGAGTGGCTTGATCGAGAGGGAAATGTTGAAAAGCGTTCAAACGACTCAGATATGGGCGGAACTATGCGCCTGGGTTCACAACGCTGTCCAGTTAAAGCGGGCACCTTAGCGCATCGCATTTATGGATCTGAAGTGAATGAGCGCCATCGCCATCGCTATGAAGTAAACAATACCTATGTGCCACAACTTGAGCAGTCTGGATTAATTATTTCTGCCAGAACTCCAAATGAAGAGTTACCGGAGATGATGGAGTTACCTGCGTCTATTCATCCTTGGTTCTTTGGCGTGCAATTCCATCCTGAATTTACATCAACACCACGTGATGGCCACCCCTTATTCTCTGCTTTCATTAGTGCTGCACTTGAGCATCAAAAAATTGCCGAGAAGCAGGCTGCATAG
- the kdsA gene encoding 3-deoxy-8-phosphooctulonate synthase gives MSAFKLCGFDVGLDNRFFLIAGPCVIESEQSAIDIAGQLKEITTALNIPFIYKSSFDKANRSSGTSFRGLGMEKGLEILAKVKKQVGVSVLTDVHDISGIDAVASVVDVLQTPAFLCRQTDFIRACAQSGKPVNFKKGQFLSPHEMLNVIEKARAAAIEKNLADQFMVCERGASFGYNNLVSDMRSLAILRESKAPVVFDATHSVQLPGGQGRSSGGQREFVPVLARAAVAVGISGLFMETHPDPAKALSDGPNAVPLDRMKELLESLVAIDSVIKSTGSFLEDSFK, from the coding sequence ATGAGCGCATTCAAGCTTTGTGGTTTTGATGTTGGTCTAGATAATCGCTTCTTTCTGATTGCGGGTCCTTGTGTCATTGAATCTGAGCAATCCGCTATTGATATTGCTGGGCAGCTAAAAGAAATTACTACAGCATTAAATATTCCATTTATCTACAAGTCTTCGTTTGATAAAGCCAATCGCTCTTCCGGCACATCGTTCCGTGGTTTGGGAATGGAAAAGGGCTTGGAAATTTTGGCTAAAGTTAAAAAACAAGTTGGTGTATCAGTTCTGACAGATGTTCATGACATTAGTGGAATTGATGCAGTTGCAAGTGTTGTGGATGTATTACAGACACCCGCATTTCTTTGTCGGCAAACAGACTTTATTCGCGCATGTGCTCAAAGTGGCAAGCCTGTCAACTTTAAAAAGGGACAGTTTCTTTCGCCACATGAAATGCTCAATGTAATCGAAAAGGCACGCGCTGCTGCAATAGAAAAAAACCTTGCGGATCAGTTTATGGTGTGCGAACGCGGGGCATCGTTTGGATACAACAATTTAGTTTCAGACATGCGCAGCTTGGCAATCTTGCGAGAATCAAAAGCACCCGTAGTTTTTGATGCAACCCATTCAGTTCAACTTCCTGGCGGCCAGGGTAGATCTAGTGGTGGTCAGCGTGAATTCGTGCCAGTTTTAGCCCGTGCTGCTGTTGCGGTCGGAATCAGCGGTCTTTTTATGGAAACGCATCCAGACCCTGCTAAAGCCTTATCTGATGGCCCTAATGCAGTTCCGCTTGATCGAATGAAAGAGTTACTTGAATCATTGGTGGCAATTGATAGTGTTATTAAATCAACAGGTTCTTTTTTAGAAGACAGTTTTAAGTAA